ACCGCGGGGGCGAGTTCGTCGTGGGCGCCGGCCGGCCGGAGGTTCTCGGAGAGGTCGCCGGCCGCGACCTTTTTCAGCGCGGAGACGACCGTCCGCAGCCGCTCGGCGAATCCGTCCAGCGCGCCCGCCAGGGCGCCGAACTCGTCGCCGGCGCCGAAGCGGAGGCGCACGTCGAGGCGTCCCTCGGAGAGCGCCTCGACCGCCTCCGTCGCCGCGGCGAGCCGCTCCGCGACGCCGCGCCCGAAGTACGCGCCGAGCGCCGCCGCGGCGGCCGCGCCGACGACGGCCGCGAGGACCGCGGCCAGCGGCGCGCGGCCGGCGCCGAGCGCCGCCGCGAGGACGGCGCCCGAGACGGCCACCCCCGCGCCGATGAGAGCGAAGCCAGCCGTGAACTTGCCCTTGAGCCCGGTCCGCCGTCCGCCGTCCATAGTGCGTCCCTCCGAGTTGTTGTTTCCCCAGATGCCGTTCCCCGGCGATCTGATCGGCACGAGGCGCAACTGCGATAAGGCCCGGAGACGAATTTTGCGGAAAAAGTGCAGACCGCTAACTGTATTAGACTGCGGCGTCAGCGGCCTTCGCCCGGTGCGTCGCGCCCCGGACGATGCGCCGCGTCAGCCGCGGCGGCCGATCCGCAGCGCCCCGCGACACGACCCGCCGGGCGCGGTTTTGAGGGTCCGTCCCTCGACTTCGCCGGCCAGCCGGCCGCCGGCGCTGATCTCGATCCCGCCCTGCACGCGGACGATCCCGCGGACCCGCCCTTCGACGCGCAGCCGCAGCGCGCGCCCCTCGGTCAGGGACGCCTCCGCCCCTTCGGCGACGATCAGGTCGCCGTGGAGGTCGATCGAGCCGTCGAACGCCCCGTGGAGGATGAGGAGGCCGCTTCCCCGCGCCTCGCCGCGCATCGTCGCGCCCCGCCCGAGTTGGGCGAAGCCGACCTCGGGGGCGTCGCCCCGCTTGCGCCGGACGAGCGGCACGAAGCTCAGCCCCGCGCCCTGACGGCCTGCGCCGCGGCGATCAGGATCGACGCCGCCTGCTCCGCGTCGGCCGCGGTCGTCTCGGGGCCGAGGCTCACCCGCACCAAGCCGCGCCGGTGGGCGTTCGGCAGGCCGACCGCCGCCGCGACCGGGCTGGGCGCCTCCCCGCCGGCGTGGCAGGCCGAACCGGCCGACACGGCGAGCCCGCGGCGGTCGCACTCCGCCGCCACTTCGGCGCCGGAGAGGTTCTTGAAGACGATCGCCGAGGTGTTCGGCAGGCGGGGCACGGTGAAGCCGAGCACGAGCGTCCCCTCGACCGCGTCG
The sequence above is a segment of the bacterium genome. Coding sequences within it:
- a CDS encoding HAMP domain-containing protein, yielding MPIRSPGNGIWGNNNSEGRTMDGGRRTGLKGKFTAGFALIGAGVAVSGAVLAAALGAGRAPLAAVLAAVVGAAAAAALGAYFGRGVAERLAAATEAVEALSEGRLDVRLRFGAGDEFGALAGALDGFAERLRTVVSALKKVAAGDLSENLRPAGAHDELAPAV
- a CDS encoding polymer-forming cytoskeletal protein, producing MPLVRRKRGDAPEVGFAQLGRGATMRGEARGSGLLILHGAFDGSIDLHGDLIVAEGAEASLTEGRALRLRVEGRVRGIVRVQGGIEISAGGRLAGEVEGRTLKTAPGGSCRGALRIGRRG